A stretch of the Pogoniulus pusillus isolate bPogPus1 chromosome 14, bPogPus1.pri, whole genome shotgun sequence genome encodes the following:
- the LOC135181071 gene encoding secreted Ly-6/uPAR-related protein 1-like: protein MKTLLFGFLLGLAYVELAQSLRCYTCKEPTDIAKCKTATLCPPKATVCTTTLHSVDSGYPFFGNITVTRECEEECLAYNGIGANKPKSCCYTDLCTDDAKIGSGVGSSSPALGLVVMVVGTALRCAL from the exons ATGAAGACACTTCTGTTTGGGTTCCTCCTTGGCCTGGCATACGTGGAGTTGG cccagtCCTTACGATGTTACACCTGCAAGGAGCCAACGGACATTGCAAAGTGCAAAACAGCCACCCTGTGCCCCCCGAAAGCCACTGTGTGCACAACAACACTGCACTCTGTAGACTCAG GTTACCCCTTTTTTGGCAACATCACCGTGACCAGAGAGTGTGAGGAGGAATGTCTTGCTTATAATGGCATAGGAGCAAACAAGCCCAAGTCATGCTGCTACACCGACCTCTGCACCGATGACGCCAAGATCGGCAGTGGGGTAggaagcagctctccagcactgGGTCTGGTGGTCATGGTTGTTGGCACAGCCCTCCGGTGTGCTCTGTAA
- the LOC135181323 gene encoding ly6/PLAUR domain-containing protein 2-like, with protein sequence MKVFLSLLLVAITCVEFVHSLKCYSCHEPTASDKCMTIQFCKKNETICKTTMYSLEDVYPFVGVSTVTKMCSSVCLPSDVDGIGMTRPVSCCYSDLCNVDSDGAASLRSSFVPAGLLLSSICAFFWTRL encoded by the exons ATGAAGGTGTTTCTATCTCTTCTGTTGGTTGCCATCACTTGTGTGGAGTTTG TACACTCCTTGAAATGCTACAGCTGCCATGAACCCACCGCTAGTGATAAGTGCATGACGATTCAGTTCTGCAAGAAGAATGAAACCATTTGCAAGACTACCATGTATTCCTTGGAGGATG TTTATCCCTTTGTGGGAGTCTCAACAGTCACTAAgatgtgctcctctgtctgCCTCCCATCCGACGTGGACGGGATTGGCATGACGCGCCCTGTCTCCTGCTGTTACTCTGACCTCTGTAACGTTGACAGTGATGGTGCAGCCAGTCTGAGGAGCAGCTTTGTGCCAGCTGGGCTGCTACTAAGCTCCATTTGTGCCTTCTTCTGGACAAGACTctga